The segment AACCGCAGTTACATGACCAATCACCATTTGGATCAAAGGTTTTTGAGAGCTCCATCTATTTTTTTTATCGGGTAAACTTAAGttttattttagttacttaaATATGAAAAGTAATAATTTGATTACCCACGCTTTCAACATTAGATTTTTGGTCACTCATATGTAGAACAATGTGGCATTCTTTTTATTGGCATAATAATATTAACtttaacttttatatattatgCCAATTTGATCATAATTCTAAAATATTTAGCCTTCGTCAATTTAATATTGATTCTAAAgaatccaatatatatatatatataaatactaaaaatttcaaaaaagtataattaatttaaaagagatcaatatcaaaactatacatgaGCTTTGGTCTAATgtgtaatgttatatatttagCACCATTTTACGTTGATCTATTGCATAcaaaaacaattatattaatccaatatgacaataaatgtatgtattcatttctttaaatatatacaaatgaaccaaaatcaaagtttcatgtaTACATATGAACCGCAATTCAGTTTTTATGTATATAATTGTATCAACTCAAAATTCATGTGTCAAATTACATATTAAACTAAATTTCGTATTTATCCCGTTCAAAAATAcataaaagtataaaaaaattgattatttttgtaTGAATGATGTATAATTTTTATGTAatggttattattgatagtggTGAACCTAATTCATCCCTGTCGGTGCATCTGCTTCTATCAATTGTTTGTACAAACCTAGACATGATTCTGCAATTTGTTTTGGTTTTTGAATTGGTCCTTTTGTAACTGTGTGttgtaagttttatttttattattatgcaaacTTATTCCATTGGTATCCCAAATAAACATTGTGGAAACACAAATTGGTGAAAATAgtgttaataaaattaaatatttggaTTAAATATTTAATTGGTGAAAATGGTGTTAATAAAAATGTAGTGACTAAATCGAAAAAACAAATTTATAAGAGGATGAAAGTTGTTGTTTACCCTTAAGTTTTTCTAAGTTGTACCGAAACAAAATGGAAATTAAAAGGGTGCTCGATGCAGGGCCCTGTTTTATCCAGTGTTCCGACGTGGCAAGATCACAACCATCAACTTAACTTGCTATACCCAAGTCGAACCATCGATCTTTTTTCGAAGATAAGAAAACAGAGTCAACAAAAACAGAGAGCAGTTCCGCCTAAACTCGCAAAATCTGTCCCAAATTCTTCCCGAAACCAATAGTTAAAAAGAAAAATGAGCTTCTCTCCATTAACAAGGTCAAAATCCCATTTCAATACGGAAAAGAAATGGATTTCAACTGTTTAGATTATTTTTCCtaattcttttttcttctttaccGTTTGAAATGCAGTGCTTGCAGTTCCTTGGGTGTTAAATCATCAAGCTTGATAGTGCAGTTGGGTTTTCACACTGCTGAAAATAACAAGTTCCCTGGAGCTTTTGTTTCATCCCCCAAAAGAACAAAAATTAAGAAGTTTTCTATAGCTTGCTCTTCTACTGGTATAGTTCATTGCTCCAtctctttgtttttcttttccccCTTTTAGTTTGGTTGTCTGGGTTTCTTATGTTTGGAGATTGATTTAAAATGGGTTGTCATCTGTTTATTCATTGCATTGGTTTTATTAGAATATTTTGGGTGTTTAGTGAATATTATGAAGGTAGTAATAAGGCGAATTTTGATTTAGACTTGAATGCATTCTGTGAGAAGCTAGAATTGGCACCTTATGGTGGAAATGTGGTCAAGGTTCTATTTGGATAATGAAGACTGTTTGTTCTGAATATGCCAACCTGGTTGGAAGATAAGGCCAGGCCAGACTCGAAATGGATTACATTCTTTGTATAAGCTTGTTTCTTTGAGTAATGTAATGGTTGAAGCATGGATGGGGGATTGGTACGCCTTGGTTTAGGATCTAACAGttagctcttgagctttaatatcaaattttattaaggtgatgttttacatttttttattttttgaagagATGATAATATGATGAATGTTCTTAGTTCTAAAAGCTGTGAAATTTTGTGTAACCTGTATGAATTTGACTATTATTTCTCCTTGCTAGTGGAAAAGGAATTTTGTTATTGATGTTGGTATGCTAGTGATGGCAACAACATTCTTGTCTTTGGCCTTCAGAGGTATTATAAACTTACGCACCTTATCTCCATTCATCTTTTATTTAGATCCATTGTTGGTTAAGGCTGCAAGAGGAGATCCTGTAAGTCGGCCTCCTGCATGGATGATGCGGCAGGCAGGAAGGTATATGGCTGTTTACAGAAAGCTTGCTGAGAAACACCCATCCTTCAGAGAGAGGTCAGAGACAACTGATCTCATTGTGGAAATTTCTCTGCAGCCTTGGGAAGCTTTCCGTCCTGATGGAGTGATAATTTTCTCTGATATACTTACTCCACTGCCTGCTTTTGGGGTCCCATTTGACATTGAAGAAGTAAGGGGCCCTGTTATTCAGTCACCAATTCGCTTTGAGGACGATTTGAAGGCATTGCATCCGATTGACTTGGAAAAGCTACACTTTGTTGGAGAATCACTTAAGATTTTGCGCCAGGAGGTGACTCTCCTTTTTCATGCGTTATAGCTAGAATTCTGATTAATATAATTGGCATTTTTTATTGTACCTTCTATTTTTATGTAGGTTGGAGGTCATGCAGCAGTACTAGGTTTTGTTGGAGCCCCTTGGACGATCGCCACATATATAGTAGAGGGAGGTACAACCCGAACTTATACAACCATAAAGAGTATGTGCCACACAGCACCAAATTTATTGAGGACACTTCTTTCTCATTTAACAAAGGCAATATCCGAGTACATTATTTACCAAGTGGAGTCTGGAGCACATTGCATACAAATATTTGATTCTTGGGGTGGGCAACTACCACCTGACATGTGGGAGCAATGGTCAAAGCCTTACATAACTGAGGTAAATTGGAATTTACAGCAGATCTCGTTACTTTTGTCATGAAAATAATGAAACTATGCATACTTTTGTCTTCAATAGGTAATTGTCTCTTCCATCACTAGTTACTACATGCAATCAACTCCTATTTGGTGGTTTGAGAAATTTTGTCTCAGATAATATGTTGTTATATCTTTTAATTTGACCCTTGTACTCATTTATTGGGTTCCTTCAATTGCAGATTGTGAGTGTAGTACGAAATAAATGCCCTAAAACTCCTCTTGTTCTCTACATTAACGGTAACGGTGGCCTTCTTGAACGCATGAAAGGAACTGGGGTTGATGTGATTGGACTTGACTGGACAGTGGATATGGCTGATGCAAGGAAGCGTTTGGGTAGCTATATCAGTGTGCAGGGAAATGTCGACCCTGCTTACTTGTTTTCTCCACTTTCTGCAGTGACGAAAGAAATTCAAAGGTTTGCCATTTCAAACTGTGTTTGATTTTCGTTATGGCCAATGTAAGAAAATCAGCCCCATCGGTTCAGTGTTTAAACTGGTGCAATCTGTTTTTCAGGGTCGTTAAGTGTGCAGGACCACGCGGTCACATTCTTAACTTGGGTCATGGAGTTCTAGTCGGGACACCCGAAGAAGCTGTTGCACATTTCTTTGACGTCTCAAAAAGCTTGAACTATGACGGTTCATCCCAAAATCATTCGATGGAGGAATCTAAATTGTTAGTTTGAGAACATTATGGTTAAGCAAAATCCTTTGATATTTTTCTATGAATTGACTAAGCTGATATCTTATCCTCGCATCACGATCTCCAATCAACTTCCATTTTTTGATAGGGGCTGATTGGGGTATCCTTCTTGTACATGCATGTGGATAAGCCGGTAGGTATTTCTGTTGTGCCAGTACTAAATGTTGGGGATGAATATATATCCTGATTTTTGTTATGTACATGAAGTCCGAGTATTTATTCGAGTTTTCCCCCCTTTAACCTGGTTGGGAGAGGATATGATCGGAAGAGATGTTCGAGAGCGTCAAAGTGACGAGCAGAAACTTGGATATAAGGATCACAACCAGGTATTTATATATGTAGTGCAATCATTTCACTCAATGGTAGATTTTCCCCATTCATACATTACCTGAATGTAGGTATATTATATGGTCTTGGGTGGGTATGCCTCTAACACGAgtgtatttatttattcatgttcTTTTAACTCGCATTCATGCATGCGAGTGTTAAGATACAAAGTGAGTAGCCGTTAGAACTCTAGATTGTTGAAGGAATTATAATTGAAataatacatatttcattttagattTTTCTTTAATAAGACTTTTAgatgtttttaaaaatattatcttttagcttattttccttaaaattttatcattgatCATGATTTGAACAAAAGATATTATTAGCTATTGAACATTAGagattattttattaaaagagAATCCATCAAcaccaaattttaaatataatttttaaataaaattaaaaatatttcttGCTAATCAAGTCacatattttttcatttataatGTTATAGAGAAAAGATTATAATAAATAGGGCACCAAGTCATCTTATattcatttaaatttatttaataatatttcaaCAATTACAACGGTGTCACGTCATTTTAtatcttttttaattatttaatgacgttttaacaaattttttctttgtcAATGAtacataattttgaaaaatttttaaacttgAACCTCGGACTCTAGACCCCGAACCTTGAATTTGAACTTCGAACTTGAAACCCTCAACCTTGAACCTTAAATTAtaaactcaaaatttgagggtATAAGGTTTAGGGTTATGGGTTCAAgttaaaaaaataccaaaattatatattaatgacATGAAAAAATTTGATGAAATGTCATTAAAAAATTGGAAAGTGATTAGGATGACGTGGCACACttatttcatacaatcctttctcaaTATGATAATAGAGGACTTGAAGTTAGAGATGCTCATTGGATTAGATGTACTAGGTTGAGTTCATGTCGGGTCTAagtataatattaatatactttATGCTTGCTCAAGTCTAACTTgaaatataatactaaaattttgTCAAAACCCATTCATATTTGCAAAAGATCAGCCTAAACTCATTTTAAGCCCactcatattattttaatttaatattttttatttattgatattttttatatagtcatcttaatattattttaatgtttatattatagtagtattatatatttaataaatgtttatttttaatgtgttataaattacataataaataaatataatataaaatattataaacttaaaaacaaGTCAAATGGGCCGGGCTTGGGCCTTAAATGTTTAAGCCCAAGTCCAATCTATATTTTAAACGGGCTTAATTTTTTGCCCAAATCTAGGCTTAATAATTTTTCTCAAACTCTCTCAAATTTCGGACGGATCTTCGAGCATGAAAGAATAATCCGACCCATAACTAGGTGTAATTGATGGGAGAACTATCGCATACTTTTCAAGTCTGAATCCAATTATTCACAAATGTTCCAATCGAAATTTAATTGACAtccatttcttttatttctattgaaatatGCTTTTTGTATTAAAATTCGAggataaatttttttttgaataaattaatcaaTGCAAATTTCCTTACTTTTCTAACATTATATTTTGGTGAATTATCATAACAGGGTAAAATTCGAACAACAAACGTAACTAATGCGACTCAAATCTAGATTACACTTAAGATGGTGAACACCTTTAACTATGAGGCCATAGCATGAAATTCCCAAATATATTTTTACCCTGCATGAAGTTCGCACTAACTATAGTTAACTCTTCCCATTATAAGCTTACAATGATTCTACCtatacccatattttcatttctTTGCAAAGCTTAGTGTTGCAAATTTCACATTCTACATGATTAAAAGACAttaaaaaaataactaaaatatgacGTGAAAACACAAAGCATACTAAAGACTAATCAGTATAATCCAAACTATTCATTTGTCAAAAGCTATATgaatataagaaaaaaaaaattaaaacataattatgataaaaaaaattacacGAATATAACAAGAATACACGAATGATTAGCCTTTACAAAGGATGAAAAGGTACATATAGATCTGTTGAAGTTCTGATATATTATCATACGGTAATTTTGATCCTCGGTTATTAGTGCTATGTCTTCATTTCTTTGTCAAGTTCTTTCACCACAATGGGACACTTTGCCCGAAGCTAATCCCCATCCTTCCATCTTTTTCCTATCTTTCAATATTTTTGTCTAATTACCTATTTGACGAATAATAATAAGCGCAAGTCTTAAGAACAGTGTAGAATATGAATATGAGACATGATCCTTTAAATAAGTATATCATATGAAATGTTGCACATAAATTAAAGTTTCTTTAGCAGATTCAAATAAATAGCTACAAGGCATTAGCCTTATGAGTGCCCCACTCTTTGCCGGTGCTAAGAAATTGAACTAATATTTGTACAACCTTAATGCAATGGTATTGGTTAAAAAGAACAAAGGTGCTATATTTAACGTAAAGATCGTAATAATATCCGGTGAAAGTCTAAATAGTAGAAGCCTACTAATTACACTTGTACTTGTTTATGGCTAGATTATCCATTGAAGGTTTGTTTATGCCTACATTATTCTTAGTTCTTATAATTTTAAAATCGatctcaattttattattttataactttttaatataaaatttgaaatttatgcacTTTAGTTCCTTTTTCAAAAATTACCAATTATATCTAAActtaaaatctaacaaattaacacTATTTTCCTCAAATATtcaacaataaaatttttaaaaactttaacaattttacaaattagtacataaactagctaaatcaagttctcataacctcaaaaacataaaaattacaagaaacataCTTAAAATTACTAAACAATTAAGGTAACAAAGCTTGAAAGGATGAAAGGATGAGAAAATTctttgtttttcattttattttaacttatatacttatattaataattaattaatctaatttaacttaataaaatttaattaagtaaatcttagccttaattaatc is part of the Gossypium arboreum isolate Shixiya-1 chromosome 5, ASM2569848v2, whole genome shotgun sequence genome and harbors:
- the LOC108450158 gene encoding uroporphyrinogen decarboxylase 1, chloroplastic-like isoform X2, with translation MSFSPLTSACSSLGVKSSSLIVQLGFHTAENNKFPGAFVSSPKRTKIKKFSIACSSTDPLLVKAARGDPVSRPPAWMMRQAGRYMAVYRKLAEKHPSFRERSETTDLIVEISLQPWEAFRPDGVIIFSDILTPLPAFGVPFDIEEVRGPVIQSPIRFEDDLKALHPIDLEKLHFVGESLKILRQEVGGHAAVLGFVGAPWTIATYIVEGGTTRTYTTIKSMCHTAPNLLRTLLSHLTKAISEYIIYQVESGAHCIQIFDSWGGQLPPDMWEQWSKPYITEIVSVVRNKCPKTPLVLYINGNGGLLERMKGTGVDVIGLDWTVDMADARKRLGSYISVQGNVDPAYLFSPLSAVTKEIQRVVKCAGPRGHILNLGHGVLVGTPEEAVAHFFDVSKSLNYDGSSQNHSMEESKLG
- the LOC108450158 gene encoding uroporphyrinogen decarboxylase 1, chloroplastic-like isoform X1 — translated: MSFSPLTSACSSLGVKSSSLIVQLGFHTAENNKFPGAFVSSPKRTKIKKFSIACSSTDPLLVKAARGDPVSRPPAWMMRQAGRYMAVYRKLAEKHPSFRERSETTDLIVEISLQPWEAFRPDGVIIFSDILTPLPAFGVPFDIEEVRGPVIQSPIRFEDDLKALHPIDLEKLHFVGESLKILRQEVGGHAAVLGFVGAPWTIATYIVEGGTTRTYTTIKSMCHTAPNLLRTLLSHLTKAISEYIIYQVESGAHCIQIFDSWGGQLPPDMWEQWSKPYITEIVSVVRNKCPKTPLVLYINGNGGLLERMKGTGVDVIGLDWTVDMADARKRLGSYISVQGNVDPAYLFSPLSAVTKEIQRVVKCAGPRGHILNLGHGVLVGTPEEAVAHFFDVSKSLNYDGSSQNHSMEESKLLV